From a region of the Caldanaerobius fijiensis DSM 17918 genome:
- a CDS encoding transposase, with protein MSILTKEQLKNFISENNIQSIPDLYASLKNLFKDTIQEMLEAELSTELGYEKYEKKDKDTPNSRNGYTQKTVKTQFGEMEIDIPRDR; from the coding sequence ATGTCAATTTTGACAAAGGAACAATTAAAAAATTTCATCAGTGAAAACAATATTCAATCTATTCCAGACCTTTATGCGTCATTAAAAAACCTTTTTAAAGATACTATCCAAGAAATGCTTGAAGCAGAGCTTTCTACAGAGCTTGGATATGAAAAGTATGAGAAGAAAGATAAAGATACTCCAAACTCAAGAAATGGATATACTCAAAAGACTGTAAAAACTCAATTTGGTGAAATGGAAATTGATATTCCACGTGATAGA